The region ATGGATAGCGTCTCTGCGGAGCGTCCATTGGTGCAATGGGCAGCAGTCATCACAAACTGATTGGAGATTATGGTTCCACCGCAGGAATGGGCGCCGTCGTAACTACGCAGCGATACCTAAGATTGGGTGAAGATATCATGACGATCATCATCTAAAGGGcttacaaatatataaagcAGTAAGAATTTAACAAtagtattaatttattaaaataaaaatatctttaaaaattaatcaaaaaacTAGGATACGATTGGGTAGGATTCTTCTTAAAGCACTCACCACAAAAGGATACTTCTGCACACTGGAATCCGTACCATTAACAACCCTCGATGTTGGGGGCGCAGCCCGAGCAACCGTCGAAATGGTCAACAGAACGATTACAATAAGACTGAGATCCTGACTCGTCAACATATTTTGGCTAAAAATGGTCCCCCTGGGCTGGCTACTGCTTTTATAAGCTGGCCCACTTTGCAGAACGAGTACGATTCTTATTATTTACAATCACCTATAAGAGTTTATTAAATCTGTCGTCATTGATATAAAATGGCACTCGTCTGGGTATcattaaaagattttaaaagaaaGGCACACGGCGCAAAAGTTCGTTTTCCCAACGATTAGAGAAATGTGTTGGCTAAAAATACTGAAGAAGCTATCAgacaaaattatatatgtttaaggctaaaaaaaatttcttacctacaggaaatataaaaaaacttctctatctattttaaaaataagttaaacgctttttcttataataaaatttaaatatgaaaaccaacattttcaagatcattttaaaatatttaaaagctatGCAGAATCACGTAACAACAAATAAACTTAGAACATCGATACTACGCTTTTTTggttaaaacaaaattatagaaaCTATTGAGGTgcacaaatttaaaagtaaagaCAACAATTCTACAAGATTCTATGATCTATCCAATCTGTAAGACGGAAAATCGCCCTATCTTGAATTTTAAAGTAAACTTGACCAGATTTTATGATCTAGCTAATCTAAAAAACGGCAAATCCCAGCCTGCAATTGACTCCaataaatggttaaaaaataaCCACTTAATCatcatatcatttttatttattgcaggCAAAAGCCTTTCAGTATTGACACAGATAGTGGCATGACTACGCCAATATGATTTGGCTGCTTCTGATCCAGTCGACGTACTGGGCGACCTTGCAGTAGACACCCGGATAGGGGGCCACGGTGCAGGGCTTGATGCTCCAGGACACGATGCCCACCTGCTGGCCATTGTAGATGAGGGGACCGCCCGAGTCTCCACTGCACTGACCCTTGCCGCCCTCGTCCACGCCGCcacagatgtggtatctgggatCCGTGCGACCCTCATGACGTTCGGTGCACTCCGCATCGGAGTAGATCTTCAAGCCCACCTCCTGCAGAGTGCTTTGAATATAGCCGCCAGTCtgaaagaattttaatttagcaTCAGTTATATGGACATGTGTCTTAGACAATGAAACCCACCGCGTTGAGACCCCAGCCGATGAGCACTCCCTCGCCACCGGCATCCGTTTGAGGTGTGGCATAGCCAAGATCCGGCAACTGAACGGGGGCCACAGTAACGCCATCGAACTCGAACGGCTCCTCCACCATCAGCAGGGAAATGTCGTTGGCATAGTTGTTATAGGGATTGTAGTCCTCGTGCTGGATGATTTTCTTAACGCCCACCACATTGGGCCCACTGGCACTGATCGTGGTCACTCCATATTGCACGGACAGGTCTGAAGCCTTGCGTCCAGCAGTACAATGGGCGGCGGTCATCACGAACTGCTTGGAAATAATGGAGCCACCACAGGAATGAGAGCCAGTGGAACCACGCATCGAAATCTGAGGATAATAAAGTACAGATTAGTTTAAGTTCTAGTAAACTAGAATTTCGAACCGGAAGTGTATGAATATTCTTTAATCCTTTGGTTCCAATGGCTTCTAGGCCGTTTTGTTAACTTACCACAAAGGGATACTTCTCCACGCTGGAATCCGTGCCATTTACCACACGTCCTAGAGGAGGAGCAGCCTGGGAAACACCCACAATCGCCAAGAAGGCGATCACTGCCAGGCCAAGATCTTTAATCGACGACATTTTTGGCTAAACATGCGCTCACATCGTCTAGCAGCCGCTTTTATAAGTTTCCTGGCATTGCCACTGCCCATTGATTACGATTATTTACGGCGATTGATAGTAGGAGATTATACCTGCACGATTACCGGAGAGCGCCACTATCGCGTTATCACCGCCAATATCAAAAGGCTGGTGGTTCGGTTAtctctaaacaattttaatcaaattaagcACAATGAACAGAATGAAATACAAAAGCGGTGGTCTTGACCAGCCCGGGAATGTGATGGTTCTCATTGAAGTGCGCTTAAAATAGAAAATCCAAAAGGTTTAAAACTTAACAACGGTTTACAGCCGCAAAACAAACAGCGGGTTAGTTTACAAGTAGTAGGAAGGCCATCGGTGTTAGAACATACATAACAGATATAAATACGAATGGGTTTTTGGGGTTGGGCGGTACAAATAGCGTTCATGGTTCTGCTGTACATAGAAAGCGGATCTAGTATAGACACTTGTATATCTGTATAtcgtatatgtatataagatCAATAGAAGGCTACGTGACTAAGCGATGCTCCTTGGACATCGTCCTACAAAAATACTCTAACAAATGCGCACCAGGCGCCGGAAATTGCTCATCGAATTCAATTCTACACTCTGTTGACTACTGTATGCTGCAGCTGCGTACCGTGGACAGCTtctgctcctcctcgtccaTGTGCTTGGCGCTCAAAATGCTCTTGATGCTCTCCGCCTCCTTCATCCAGAATTCCAGCTGAAAAATGGATgttaatgtttttgttttttgggatGAAGAGATCTTTTATCCAACCTGTTGCAGCAACAGATTACGGCGCTCGCCCTTTGGTTCATTGTTCACAAACGGCACCAGAATGCCCAGCGCTGAGGTATACGACTCCAAGGCCGCGTCCAGCTTGCGCTCGTAAAGATATAGCTCGCCTTTCCGTCCGATTTCCAGGCCAGTCTTCAGGGACGGACTCGAGTTCGAAAGGGCAACTAAAAGGAAGGTTATATACCTAATCGGAGTTTTAAAGTTCAAAAACCTTACATAGCTGCTTATAGCGGGCATCTGGTTCCAGCATATCTGCCACCCGCGAGCTGCTGGGCTGCGCTTCGGTGGCCTGGACAGCTGGAGAAGGCTCTGTGCTGGGGTTTGACGTGGCAGATGCACCCGCCTGCCTTTGTCGCTCGGCCAACATCCGGTACTCGTCCTCTATTATGCAATTCTTGATCTCCTCCGCCCGCTTGGTGTACGACAAGGCACGATTGCGCAATGCCAGTCGCTTGGTGGCGTCCGCCTCCTCTGTGATCAATGGTACAAAATATTGCAGGGCACTGCAGTACAAATAGTAAGCCTCCTTGTAGTTGCGCTTCTCATCGTACGAGCACGCCTGGGTGACCAGATCGATGGCCTTCTGCAGGGTGTGCTCTGTGGGAAACGTCTTGAGATCGAGAAAGGGATGGGCAAAGAAATCAGCGAACGAAATGCGCGCCGTGGGCTCGTGAGCCAAAAGGCGGCGCAGGAGATCGTGGCACTCGTTGCTGATGCGAGCGTTTGGTGGCAGTGTGATGGCCTCGGCCTTCCTGAtcctcagcagcagctcctcaATGGTTCGCGAACTGTACGGCGCCTTGCCGAACAGACACTCGTACAGGATCACCCCGATGCTCCAGAGATCCGCCTTAGCATCGTACTGATGTTTTCGCACAATTTCAGGGGCCATGTAGAGCGGCGAGCCCTTCAACTGCTGATTGATTTCGCCCAACTTCAGGTGCTGAGCAAACCTATAAGTTATAAAAAGTGGTTAATACAAAAGGTTCTATGTAAGGCCTTAAGTGCTACCTACCCAAAGTCGGCCACCTTGAGGGACACATTGTTGGCTCCCCGGGTGAGCAGCAGGTTCTGTGGCTTGAGGTCAAAGTGGGACACATCGTTGGCCCGCATGTACTGAACAGCTGCCGCCAACTGGCGCAAAAAGTAGCGACAGGTGCTCTCCGGCAAAGCCTTCTTGGTTCGTATAAAAGCGGATAGATTGCCGGCGTTGCAGTACTCTAACacaatgtaaatatttctggAAAGTATAATGGTAGATATtacaactttttataaaatataaatctcTGTTTAAAATTTGAGCTTTATATGAATTAAAAGGTATAATTTAGCACCTCGCATATTATAAGGACTGAGATCAAACTCCAAAATTTAATCTATAATATACTCTATCCTATACTACTATATTCTATAAATCCGGCTTTAAGGATGATTCATCGGCTGATTATTTAGTATAAAAAGCATGTTTACTTGTCGTCCCAGAAGAAGTCCTGCAGAGTCACAATGTACTTGTGCTTGAGTTCCCTCAGGAGGCGTATCTCGGTGATTAGGTTTTCCCGCGAGGTTTGCGACAGCGTCGACATTTCCACGTACTTGATGGCGTGATAAGTGCGCTGTTTCTGCAAAATAGAACGCAGACATTAGACCTATAGCCATGGTGGCGGATGCGGATGTGCGGTGTGTATGTAACTGGTGCCCCACTTTGTGCCGCGCTTTGTAGACGGTGGCATAGCTGCCCGCTCCGAGTTTTTCGAGGATTTCGAAGTCCGTGATCCGCGGCAGTGACATGTTGGGCCGGTCATTTAGTTCTGATGGTAAATATTTCTAAATGTTTAT is a window of Drosophila biarmipes strain raj3 chromosome 3R, RU_DBia_V1.1, whole genome shotgun sequence DNA encoding:
- the LOC108032006 gene encoding chymotrypsin-2, with the translated sequence MSSIKDLGLAVIAFLAIVGVSQAAPPLGRVVNGTDSSVEKYPFVISMRGSTGSHSCGGSIISKQFVMTAAHCTAGRKASDLSVQYGVTTISASGPNVVGVKKIIQHEDYNPYNNYANDISLLMVEEPFEFDGVTVAPVQLPDLGYATPQTDAGGEGVLIGWGLNATGGYIQSTLQEVGLKIYSDAECTERHEGRTDPRYHICGGVDEGGKGQCSGDSGGPLIYNGQQVGIVSWSIKPCTVAPYPGVYCKVAQYVDWIRSSQIILA
- the LOC108032005 gene encoding serine/threonine-protein kinase ULK3; protein product: MSLPRITDFEILEKLGAGSYATVYKARHKKQRTYHAIKYVEMSTLSQTSRENLITEIRLLRELKHKYIVTLQDFFWDDKNIYIVLEYCNAGNLSAFIRTKKALPESTCRYFLRQLAAAVQYMRANDVSHFDLKPQNLLLTRGANNVSLKVADFGFAQHLKLGEINQQLKGSPLYMAPEIVRKHQYDAKADLWSIGVILYECLFGKAPYSSRTIEELLLRIRKAEAITLPPNARISNECHDLLRRLLAHEPTARISFADFFAHPFLDLKTFPTEHTLQKAIDLVTQACSYDEKRNYKEAYYLYCSALQYFVPLITEEADATKRLALRNRALSYTKRAEEIKNCIIEDEYRMLAERQRQAGASATSNPSTEPSPAVQATEAQPSSSRVADMLEPDARYKQLFALSNSSPSLKTGLEIGRKGELYLYERKLDAALESYTSALGILVPFVNNEPKGERRNLLLQQLEFWMKEAESIKSILSAKHMDEEEQKLSTRTSMRTITFPGWSRPPLLYFILFIVLNLIKIV